The DNA region GTTTTTGTTTCTATCTCTCAGAATCAAGTGATTGGTGGTTTGACTGCATATACACTTCGTCAATATTATTCTGAAAAACCTTTAGTTTACATTTTTGACCTAGCTGTCCTTACCAAATACCAACGCCAAGGAATTGGCAAATCACTAATCGAAGAGATTAATGTTTATTGTAAAAAAATGGGAGCCGAAGAAGTGTTTGTCCAAGCAGATTTGGTGGATGATTATGCTTTGGATTTTTATAGAGCAACGGGAGGATTACCAGAGGAGGTAATTCATTTTACGTAT from Leptospira noumeaensis includes:
- a CDS encoding GNAT family N-acetyltransferase, with amino-acid sequence MENVEIKKLSTADLNQFIELVRVFEDVFEMKNFQMPNQNYLQSLLSRDDFFVFVSISQNQVIGGLTAYTLRQYYSEKPLVYIFDLAVLTKYQRQGIGKSLIEEINVYCKKMGAEEVFVQADLVDDYALDFYRATGGLPEEVIHFTYPLN